A part of Astyanax mexicanus isolate ESR-SI-001 chromosome 2, AstMex3_surface, whole genome shotgun sequence genomic DNA contains:
- the LOC125799141 gene encoding scavenger receptor cysteine-rich type 1 protein M130-like isoform X2, producing the protein MWSEELQCRGNESHMYLCQTSPSLKPNCSHNKDVGLRCSGHTQARLMNGSDSCSGRVELQYLSEWGTVCDVSWDMRAASVLCAQLKCGSAVAVLGSDWFGEGSGRIWADVFDCQGNETHLLKCPISSWSRTACSHEQYAGVICSGSSLASHEGGVRLSGGMECEGEVEVFFRQDWRRVLLDSWSESEASVVCRQLGYGSVLNISSSSSSSPEHSYMCVTGFNCSGSEAHLRNCSSSQAVNCSSTVQLYITCSGTSNTVHSSIRLVGSGGDCAGRLEVFHSGSWGTVSDELWDIEDAQVVCRQLQCGVALSAPVPVPARFGSGTGPIWLNEVECEGNEASLWNCRYQLCGEDECGHKDDVGVVCSEYKEIRLTEGCEGNLEVYYNGTWGNVCVNGMTDETAKLICRELNCGRTGSESWSKARVESAPNWLDNVKCRKHDSTLWHCPSSSWGENRCDNRNEVACITCSENGNTLDLTNWLCDSSPHERPCSKHIPLRLRGGVGSCSGWLQVYHNKTWGSVCGDLWDIRDAQVICRQLGCGPALSANRRAADGSGGGTIWMNRVKCRGNEIHLWDCPHSLKNHTDCSHSAGVTCGDSQPQTRRIILPQTPPPAVPSIYPVSLLVLGSVLFLALVLLVVLFYQNRVLRRVISKRRKTSAEPVYEEIDTRLIPKRITVSTESNGVCGGSCSPDTQRGARTSGSADPPPAREAVGAPQAEDEAGGIPRRRLRGRLQPGDAGAADPGGRLLHPRSGRGLGAAARPRKAGFPPTFSAGFCLRKPV; encoded by the exons atgtggtcagaggagcttcagtgtagaggaaacgaatctcatatgtacctctgccagacatctccttccttgaaacccaactgctctcacaacaaggatgtgggactaagatgctctg GTcacactcaggctcggctgatgaacggctcagattcctgttctggtcgagtggagctccagtacctcagtgagtggggtacagtgtgtgatgtaagctgggatatgagagctgccagtgtcctctgtgctcagctgaagtgtgggagtgctgtggctgtgttggggtcagactggtttggggaggggagtggccggatctgggctgatgtgtttgattgtcagggaaacgaaacacacctgttaaaatgtcccatttcatcatggagtcgaactgcatgctctcatgaacagtatgctggagttatctgtagtg gttcttctctggcgtctcatgagggaggagtgcggttgtctggagggatggagtgtgagggggaagtggaggtgttcttcaggcaggactggaggagagttctgctggactcctggagtgagtctgaggcctctgtggtctgcagacagctgggctatggttctgtactcaacatctccagctcctcttcatccagtcctgaacacagctacatgtgtgtgacgggtttcaactgctctgggagtgaagctcatctgaggaactgcagcagctcacaagcagttaactgcagctccacagtacagctctacatcacctgctctg gtacatctaacacagtccacagctccatcaggctggttggttctgggggagactgtgcaggaaggctggaggttttccacagtggatcatgggggacagtgagtgatgaattgtgggatattgaggatgcgcaggtggtctgcagacagctgcagtgtggagtggccctcagtgctccagtaccggtaccagcccggtttggatctggaactggacccatttggcttaatgaggtggagtgtgaggggaacgaggcgtctctgtggaactgcagatatcagctgtgtggagaggatgaatgtggacacaaggatgatgtaggagtcgtgtgctcag agtataaagagatcagactgactgagggctgtgaggggaatctggaggtgtactataatggaacctgggggaatgtgtgtgtaaatgggatgaccgatgaaacggcaaaattgatctgtcgagagctgaactgtggaagaactggcagtgagtcttggtctaaagcaagagtggaatcagctcctaactggctggataatgtaaaatgtaggaaacatgactccactctgtggcactgtccatcttcttcctggggggagaacaggtgtgataatcgcaatgaggttgcttgcattacctgctcag agaatggaaatacactagatttgacaaattggctgtgtgattcatctcctcatgagagaccgtgctcaa agcacattcctctgaggctgaggggaggagtaggaagctgttctggatggctgcaggtgtatcataataaaacatgggggtctgtatgtggtgatctgtgggacatcagggatgctcaggtgatctgcaggcagctgggttgtgggccggcgctgagtgctaatagaagagctgctgatggttctggtggaggaactatctggatgaacagagtgaagtgtagagggaatgagattcacctgtgggactgtcctcattccctgaagaaccacactgactgctcccacagtgctggagtcacttgtggag attctcaaccacagacaagaagaatcatacttccacaaactcctccaccagctgttccctccatctatccagtgtctctcctggttctgggatctgtgctcttcctggccttagtgcttctggttgtgctgttttatcagaacagagtgctcaggagag tgatctctaagaggaggaagacttcagctgagcctgtctatgaggagattgacaccaggctcatccctaaaagaattactgtctcaactgaaa gtaatggcgtgtgcggaggatcgtgctctcctgacactcagcgaggagctcgtacgtctggatcagcagatccaccgcctgctcgagaggcagtcggagctccacaggcagaggacgaggctggaggaatcccgcgacgccgccttcgcggccgtctccaacccggtgatgccggcgcggcggaccccggcggtcgtttgcttcacccccgctccgggaggggcctgggagcggcagcgcggccgaggaaagcgggtttcccccctaccttctcagccggattttgcctccgcaaaccggtttga
- the LOC125799141 gene encoding scavenger receptor cysteine-rich type 1 protein M130-like isoform X3, which produces MWSEELQCRGNESHMYLCQTSPSLKPNCSHNKDVGLRCSGHTQARLMNGSDSCSGRVELQYLSEWGTVCDVSWDMRAASVLCAQLKCGSAVAVLGSDWFGEGSGRIWADVFDCQGNETHLLKCPISSWSRTACSHEQYAGVICSGSSLASHEGGVRLSGGMECEGEVEVFFRQDWRRVLLDSWSESEASVVCRQLGYGSVLNISSSSSSSPEHSYMCVTGFNCSGSEAHLRNCSSSQAVNCSSTVQLYITCSGTSNTVHSSIRLVGSGGDCAGRLEVFHSGSWGTVSDELWDIEDAQVVCRQLQCGVALSAPVPVPARFGSGTGPIWLNEVECEGNEASLWNCRYQLCGEDECGHKDDVGVVCSEYKEIRLTEGCEGNLEVYYNGTWGNVCVNGMTDETAKLICRELNCGRTGSESWSKARVESAPNWLDNVKCRKHDSTLWHCPSSSWGENRCDNRNEVACITCSENGNTLDLTNWLCDSSPHERPCSKHIPLRLRGGVGSCSGWLQVYHNKTWGSVCGDLWDIRDAQVICRQLGCGPALSANRRAADGSGGGTIWMNRVKCRGNEIHLWDCPHSLKNHTDCSHSAGVTCGGFLYHTLPLNNKRGQMGHFVLQDSQPQTRRIILPQTPPPAVPSIYPVSLLVLGSVLFLALVLLVVLFYQNRVLRRVISKRRKTSAEPVYEEIDTRLIPKRITVSTESNGVCGGSCSPDTQRGARPSGSADPPPAREAVGAPQAED; this is translated from the exons atgtggtcagaggagcttcagtgtagaggaaacgaatctcatatgtacctctgccagacatctccttccttgaaacccaactgctctcacaacaaggatgtgggactaagatgctctg GTcacactcaggctcggctgatgaacggctcagattcctgttctggtcgagtggagctccagtacctcagtgagtggggtacagtgtgtgatgtaagctgggatatgagagctgccagtgtcctctgtgctcagctgaagtgtgggagtgctgtggctgtgttggggtcagactggtttggggaggggagtggccggatctgggctgatgtgtttgattgtcagggaaacgaaacacacctgttaaaatgtcccatttcatcatggagtcgaactgcatgctctcatgaacagtatgctggagttatctgtagtg gttcttctctggcgtctcatgagggaggagtgcggttgtctggagggatggagtgtgagggggaagtggaggtgttcttcaggcaggactggaggagagttctgctggactcctggagtgagtctgaggcctctgtggtctgcagacagctgggctatggttctgtactcaacatctccagctcctcttcatccagtcctgaacacagctacatgtgtgtgacgggtttcaactgctctgggagtgaagctcatctgaggaactgcagcagctcacaagcagttaactgcagctccacagtacagctctacatcacctgctctg gtacatctaacacagtccacagctccatcaggctggttggttctgggggagactgtgcaggaaggctggaggttttccacagtggatcatgggggacagtgagtgatgaattgtgggatattgaggatgcgcaggtggtctgcagacagctgcagtgtggagtggccctcagtgctccagtaccggtaccagcccggtttggatctggaactggacccatttggcttaatgaggtggagtgtgaggggaacgaggcgtctctgtggaactgcagatatcagctgtgtggagaggatgaatgtggacacaaggatgatgtaggagtcgtgtgctcag agtataaagagatcagactgactgagggctgtgaggggaatctggaggtgtactataatggaacctgggggaatgtgtgtgtaaatgggatgaccgatgaaacggcaaaattgatctgtcgagagctgaactgtggaagaactggcagtgagtcttggtctaaagcaagagtggaatcagctcctaactggctggataatgtaaaatgtaggaaacatgactccactctgtggcactgtccatcttcttcctggggggagaacaggtgtgataatcgcaatgaggttgcttgcattacctgctcag agaatggaaatacactagatttgacaaattggctgtgtgattcatctcctcatgagagaccgtgctcaa agcacattcctctgaggctgaggggaggagtaggaagctgttctggatggctgcaggtgtatcataataaaacatgggggtctgtatgtggtgatctgtgggacatcagggatgctcaggtgatctgcaggcagctgggttgtgggccggcgctgagtgctaatagaagagctgctgatggttctggtggaggaactatctggatgaacagagtgaagtgtagagggaatgagattcacctgtgggactgtcctcattccctgaagaaccacactgactgctcccacagtgctggagtcacttgtggag gcttcctgtatcatactttgcctttaaataataaaagaggacagatgggacattttgtcttgcaag attctcaaccacagacaagaagaatcatacttccacaaactcctccaccagctgttccctccatctatccagtgtctctcctggttctgggatctgtgctcttcctggccttagtgcttctggttgtgctgttttatcagaacagagtgctcaggagag tgatctctaagaggaggaagacttcagctgagcctgtctatgaggagattgacaccaggctcatccctaaaagaattactgtctcaactgaaa
- the LOC125799141 gene encoding antigen WC1.1-like isoform X7: MECEGEVEVFFRQDWRRVLLDSWSESEASVVCRQLGYGSVLNISSSSSSSPEHSYMCVTGFNCSGSEAHLRNCSSSQAVNCSSTVQLYITCSGTSNTVHSSIRLVGSGGDCAGRLEVFHSGSWGTVSDELWDIEDAQVVCRQLQCGVALSAPVPVPARFGSGTGPIWLNEVECEGNEASLWNCRYQLCGEDECGHKDDVGVVCSEYKEIRLTEGCEGNLEVYYNGTWGNVCVNGMTDETAKLICRELNCGRTGSESWSKARVESAPNWLDNVKCRKHDSTLWHCPSSSWGENRCDNRNEVACITCSENGNTLDLTNWLCDSSPHERPCSKHIPLRLRGGVGSCSGWLQVYHNKTWGSVCGDLWDIRDAQVICRQLGCGPALSANRRAADGSGGGTIWMNRVKCRGNEIHLWDCPHSLKNHTDCSHSAGVTCGGFLYHTLPLNNKRGQMGHFVLQDSQPQTRRIILPQTPPPAVPSIYPVSLLVLGSVLFLALVLLVVLFYQNRVLRRVISKRRKTSAEPVYEEIDTRLIPKRITVSTESNGVCGGSCSPDTQRGARTSGSADPPPAREAVGAPQAEDEAGGIPRRRLRGRLQPGDAGAADPGGRLLHPRSGRGLGAAARPRKAGFPPTFSAGFCLRKPV, encoded by the exons atggagtgtgagggggaagtggaggtgttcttcaggcaggactggaggagagttctgctggactcctggagtgagtctgaggcctctgtggtctgcagacagctgggctatggttctgtactcaacatctccagctcctcttcatccagtcctgaacacagctacatgtgtgtgacgggtttcaactgctctgggagtgaagctcatctgaggaactgcagcagctcacaagcagttaactgcagctccacagtacagctctacatcacctgctctg gtacatctaacacagtccacagctccatcaggctggttggttctgggggagactgtgcaggaaggctggaggttttccacagtggatcatgggggacagtgagtgatgaattgtgggatattgaggatgcgcaggtggtctgcagacagctgcagtgtggagtggccctcagtgctccagtaccggtaccagcccggtttggatctggaactggacccatttggcttaatgaggtggagtgtgaggggaacgaggcgtctctgtggaactgcagatatcagctgtgtggagaggatgaatgtggacacaaggatgatgtaggagtcgtgtgctcag agtataaagagatcagactgactgagggctgtgaggggaatctggaggtgtactataatggaacctgggggaatgtgtgtgtaaatgggatgaccgatgaaacggcaaaattgatctgtcgagagctgaactgtggaagaactggcagtgagtcttggtctaaagcaagagtggaatcagctcctaactggctggataatgtaaaatgtaggaaacatgactccactctgtggcactgtccatcttcttcctggggggagaacaggtgtgataatcgcaatgaggttgcttgcattacctgctcag agaatggaaatacactagatttgacaaattggctgtgtgattcatctcctcatgagagaccgtgctcaa agcacattcctctgaggctgaggggaggagtaggaagctgttctggatggctgcaggtgtatcataataaaacatgggggtctgtatgtggtgatctgtgggacatcagggatgctcaggtgatctgcaggcagctgggttgtgggccggcgctgagtgctaatagaagagctgctgatggttctggtggaggaactatctggatgaacagagtgaagtgtagagggaatgagattcacctgtgggactgtcctcattccctgaagaaccacactgactgctcccacagtgctggagtcacttgtggag gcttcctgtatcatactttgcctttaaataataaaagaggacagatgggacattttgtcttgcaag attctcaaccacagacaagaagaatcatacttccacaaactcctccaccagctgttccctccatctatccagtgtctctcctggttctgggatctgtgctcttcctggccttagtgcttctggttgtgctgttttatcagaacagagtgctcaggagag tgatctctaagaggaggaagacttcagctgagcctgtctatgaggagattgacaccaggctcatccctaaaagaattactgtctcaactgaaa gtaatggcgtgtgcggaggatcgtgctctcctgacactcagcgaggagctcgtacgtctggatcagcagatccaccgcctgctcgagaggcagtcggagctccacaggcagaggacgaggctggaggaatcccgcgacgccgccttcgcggccgtctccaacccggtgatgccggcgcggcggaccccggcggtcgtttgcttcacccccgctccgggaggggcctgggagcggcagcgcggccgaggaaagcgggtttcccccctaccttctcagccggattttgcctccgcaaaccggtttga